Genomic segment of Candidatus Bathyarchaeia archaeon:
CCGGGCTTGAATAATCCATGGAATGATCCCGCCCCGATCCAAGGCCAAATCGGAGTTTGGGAAATGCCTGCCGCGGCCCCTCAGCCCTTGAGAAGGGGGTTATTGGATCTTGACGAGCCTCGCCCTTCTCCTATAGGGACTCGCCATCTCCGGCGGCTGGACGTGGATCTCAAACGGGTCCCCGATCCCCGCCCTCCAAAGCTCCATTAATACCTTAGCCGGCTCCACCTTTGTAATTATGAGAACGTCTATATCGCTCGAGTATATGCTCCTCCCCTCGGCCACCGATCCGAAGATATAGGCCTCGGCGTTGGCGTCGATGCGCTGGGCAACCTCCCTTATCCTCAGAAGGTGGGCCCCTAGATTGTCAAAGATCCTCTGCCTCTCCAAGGCAACCCTCACGAGGGCCTCATGCGACGTTTCTCATCACCTCCTCGACCACGCCCCTCAGCCTCTCCACCTCTTCCTTCCTAAACTCCCTAGCTATATATCTCGATGTTATATAAGCATCCTCCAGTGCGCCCAACTCCAAGAGATACCTTTCGAGGAGGCCCCTCGCCATTTCCCTTTGCCCCTCTCCGCCCACTTCCGATAGCATTTCCAAGAGTTTCCTCACGCTATGGGTCCTAGGATATTCAACGCCCCTCTCCAAGAGCTTCGCCTTGAGAAAGAGCTGTAAGGATTGCTCCAGGCTGAAGGCGGCGAGGCCGTAAAAGCCGCTTTCCATTTGATACTCAGCGGTCCTTAAGAACTCCTCCGCCCTCTCGGCCAAATGCTCCGCTTCATCCCTTCGGGAAGGCATCAAATCGGTTACCCATGGCCTCGGAGGGACGTTTTAAGCCTTCCGCTTTATTCATCGAGCGGAACGAGGGGGCGGCGAGCTTCGGGGGAGGGAGGCCCATAAAGCCCCACAAGGGCCGCTGGACGAAGGCCGCGGAAGCGCTCACATCTCGATCGCCCACCTCGGGAGCTGATATTTGGCATAGGGCAGGAAGGCGACCTTCGCCCCACTTCCATGCTTCCCCATGGCCTCATCGAAGGCCTCTTGGACAGAATCCGTGGCATCGAATACCTCCCTCGCGGTTCTGAGGTTCTCCCTCAAGGTGACGACCTTCAATTCCTTCCTGGTCAGGACCTCGTAGAGGGGTATCCATATGCAACCGCTCCAAAGGGCTATCTTCCCCTTGCAAACGTCCCTGACGATCCTTTGGAGGTTCCCCTTGGTCGGCGGCATATAGGGCGACATGAAGTCCTTCCACCAGCTGAACCCTTCGAAGAACCCGCTCGATGATTCGACGCCCGGGCATGGGCTACAGAATATTATCGTCCCGCCATCCTTGCAGATCAGATCCGCGCTGAAGACGGCCTTGACCGTATGGAAGAAGAGGTGATCGCTTATGGCCGGGGTCCCGACTATCACTATATCGGCCTTTTCATCCCTCGGAAAGTCGTAGGCGAATATTTCGTTATACTTCCTTATGGACTCATGGTAAGAGTATGGGAGCTCGCCATACGTTAGATCCAAGACGCCCATCCTTTTGACCGATAGGATCGTATTGAGGGCATAGTCGAAGCCCGTCAACTCAGCTATCTCGTCTATATCGGCCCGCCAAGGACATTTCAGCGCTCCGTAATGGGCCTCGGGGGAGAGGGGCGGTGTGAAGCGATGGTTCGCCTCGATAGTTTCTTCGCTGCACATCGCT
This window contains:
- a CDS encoding lactate racemase domain-containing protein: MLKIPFESLPPTLIASAAEERDVVRQALDLEVPKENLMAEIYPNEPPCMGDVEKATAEAIDRPFRGRGLRDLLSRSKSLAIVVDNQFRPTPTAKYLKPILDVVEKAGVRDGCLAVGGMMVSHAVPMSERDLRAKLGAENLERIERMGFEVFQNEPRNPDAYDFMGFTRLGTPVWFHKKVARCDVKLGLPFTQASEYGYAGGGKLALAMCSEETIEANHRFTPPLSPEAHYGALKCPWRADIDEIAELTGFDYALNTILSVKRMGVLDLTYGELPYSYHESIRKYNEIFAYDFPRDEKADIVIVGTPAISDHLFFHTVKAVFSADLICKDGGTIIFCSPCPGVESSSGFFEGFSWWKDFMSPYMPPTKGNLQRIVRDVCKGKIALWSGCIWIPLYEVLTRKELKVVTLRENLRTAREVFDATDSVQEAFDEAMGKHGSGAKVAFLPYAKYQLPRWAIEM
- a CDS encoding HEPN domain-containing protein gives rise to the protein MPSRRDEAEHLAERAEEFLRTAEYQMESGFYGLAAFSLEQSLQLFLKAKLLERGVEYPRTHSVRKLLEMLSEVGGEGQREMARGLLERYLLELGALEDAYITSRYIAREFRKEEVERLRGVVEEVMRNVA
- a CDS encoding nucleotidyltransferase domain-containing protein, which codes for MRVALERQRIFDNLGAHLLRIREVAQRIDANAEAYIFGSVAEGRSIYSSDIDVLIITKVEPAKVLMELWRAGIGDPFEIHVQPPEMASPYRRRARLVKIQ